From Pongo pygmaeus isolate AG05252 chromosome 1, NHGRI_mPonPyg2-v2.0_pri, whole genome shotgun sequence, one genomic window encodes:
- the LOC129016555 gene encoding olfactory receptor 10J5: MQRKNFTEVTEFIFLGFSSFGKHQITLFVVFLTVYILTLVANIIIVTIIYIGHHLHTPMYFFLSMLASSETVYTLVIVPRMLSSLIFHNQPISLAGCATQMFFFVILATNNCFLLTAMGYDRYVAICRPLRYTVIMSKGLCAQLVCGSFGIGLTMAVLHVTAMFNLPFCGTVVDRFFCDIYPVMKLSCIDTTINEIINYGVSSFVIFVPIGLIFICYVLVISSILQIASAEGQKKTFATCASHLTVVIVHYGCASIAYLKPKSESSIEKDLLLSVTYTIITPLLNPVVYSLRNKEVKDALCRVVGRNIS, from the coding sequence ATGCAGAGAAAGAACTTCACAGAAGTGACAGAATTCATCTTCTTGGGATTTTCTAGCTTTGGAAAGCATCAGATAACCCTCTTTGTGGTTTTCCTAACTGTCTACATTTTAACTCTGGTTGCTAACATCATCATTGTGACTATCATCTACATTGGCCATCATCTCCACACTCCCATGTATTTCTTCCTAAGCATGCTGGCTAGTTCAGAGACGGTGTACACACTGGTCATTGTGCCACGAATGCTTTCCAGCCTCATTTTTCATAACCAACCTATCTCCTTGGCAGGCTGTGCTACccaaatgttcttttttgttaTATTGGCCACTAATAATTGCTTCCTGCTTACTGCAATGGGCTATGACCGCTATGTGGCCATCTGCAGGCCCCTGAGGTACACTGTCATCATGAGCAAGGGACTATGTGCCCAGCTGGTGTGTGGGTCCTTTGGCATTGGTCTGACTATGGCAGTTCTCCATGTGACAGCCATGTTCAATTTGCCCTTCTGTGGCACAGTGGTAGACCGCTTCTTTTGTGACATTTACCCAGTCATGAAACTTTCTTGCATTGATACCACTATCAATGAGATAATAAATTATGGTGTAAGTTCATTTGTGATTTTTGTGCCCATAGGCCTGATATTTATCTGCTATGTCCTCGTCATCTCTTCCATCCTTCAAATTGCCTCAGCTGAGGGCCAGAAGAAGACCTTTGCCACCTGTGCCTCCCACCTCACTGTGGTCATTGTCCACTATGGCTGTGCCTCCATTGCCTACCTCAAGCCCAAGTCAGAAAGTTCAATAGAAAAAGACCTTCTTCTCTCAGTGACGTATACCATCATCACTCCCCTGCTGAACCCTGTTGTTTACAGCCTGAGAAACAAGGAGGTCAAGGATGCCCTATGCAGAGTTGTGGGCAGAAATATTTCTTAA